In Rhododendron vialii isolate Sample 1 chromosome 9a, ASM3025357v1, the following are encoded in one genomic region:
- the LOC131302024 gene encoding lysine--tRNA ligase-like, whose protein sequence is MMNMIARGAAARPFVTHHNDLNMKLYMRIAPELYLKELVVDGLDRVYEIGKQFRNEGIDLTHNPEFTTCMCSPLGAKGYKLGKKVSFK, encoded by the exons ATGATGAACATGATTGCTCGGGGAGCGGCTGCCCGTCCTTTTGTGACCCACCACAATGACTTGAACATGAAGCTATACATGCGGATTGCACCTGAACTATATCTTAAGGAGCTAGTTGTTGATGGACTGGACCGTGTTTATGAGATAGGAAAACAATTTAGGAATGAAGGAATTGACTTGACACATAATCCTGAGTTCACTACAT GTATGTGTTCGCCGTTGGGAGCAAAAGGGTATAAACTTGGCAAAAAAGTAAGCTTCAAATAA
- the LOC131302023 gene encoding myosin-9-like — protein MYCSSFLSYVSVQRSLEESLFCLMKPACFQSQLLKHFHKSFYQTFKSHKGFIKPKLSRTDFAIAHYAGEIGQTKLFLRTGQMAELDARRAEKLNKAAKTIQRKMRTHISRKRFIAIRRATICIQSIWSGRLACKLYETMKREAATVKIQTTSHRHLARMAYIRIKSSVLVLQTGLHAMAARNEFRCRKQTKASIIIQAHWRGHRDFSHHKKLRKASIVTQCRWRGRIAKRGLRKLKMVRRWSCFLAVYQDGVEDFLVVK, from the exons ATGTATTGCTCGAGTTTTTTATCCTATGTATCTGTCCAGAG AAGCCTGGAGGAATCATTGTTTTGCTTGATGAAGCCTG CATGTTTCCAAAGTCAACTCTTGAAACATTTTCACAAAAGCTTTTATCAGACATTCAAGTCTCACAAGGGATTTATCAAGCCAAAACTGTCTCGTACAGATTTTGCCATTGCTCACTATGCAGGGGAG ATAGGACAAACGAAGTTGTTCTTAAGAACCGGCCAGATGGCCGAGCTAGATGCACGTAGGGCAGAAAAACTTAACAAGGCAGCCAAGACTATTCAAAGAAAGATGAGAACTCATATTAGTCGCAAACGATTTATTGCAATACGGAGGGCTACTATTTGCATACAATCTATATGGAGTG GAAGACTTGCTTGCAAATTGTACGAGACCATGAAAAGGGAGGCAGCTACTGTTAAGATACAGACAACTTCACATAGGCACTTGGCTAGAATGGCATATATCAGAATCAAGTCCTCAGTGCTTGTCTTGCAGACAGGTTTGCATGCAATGGCTGCTCGCAATGAATTCAGATGTAGAAAGCAGACTAAGGCATCAATTATTATTCAG GCCCATTGGCGTGGTCATAGAGATTTTTCACACCACAAGAAACTCAGGAAGGCATCGATAGTTACACAATGTAGATGGCGGGGGAGAATTGCCAAGAGAGGGCTTCGAAAACTAAAGATG GTAAGGAGATGGAGTTGCTTTTTGGCAGTTTAccaagatggagttgaagactttttggtagttaaaTAG